A genomic stretch from Podospora pseudoanserina strain CBS 124.78 chromosome 3, whole genome shotgun sequence includes:
- a CDS encoding hypothetical protein (EggNog:ENOG503NYGT): protein MDNVPISGLDELNNHLDDLIQDPNLAIIPKLFDDVELQLTDSNIPPLIPSLLPKLTQILQQYNDDPAVIVSLTIKLLRPISFTQVLQLASEDSLNQALTSPAPAAQLLGLTILHKAAKTPTDAAILSVMPSLVTSLLTAWLSSPKVEVGQKASKVLGDLLDIDCPRPPPPPPPAITTGTTPSHHELVLRRVPGKGELWKLIFHQPSTYNLLLDLISGRHPGTANNTSQLSLAQGRTLRILPRLAALNIDAIASSNILAPTPIHLTNGHLTDDDSDTEMNGAIRNENAAINPPQQGEGLLQYAALRMVDKRDALMHLNLVDFFEAFVSLMRITEYSAVKEAIVKGLLRDAVPHDDMLRGALDTLPDRTVAEEADDLRAWLRVVMPPVAEVPLR from the coding sequence ATGGATAACGTCCCCATCTCTGGGCTCGACGAGCTCAACAACCATCTTGACGACCTTATTCAAGATCCAAACCtcgccatcatccccaagctcttcgatgatgttgagcttCAGCTCACAGACTCCAACATCCCGCCTCTCATCCCCTCactcctccccaagctcaCTCAAATCCTCCAACAATACAACGACGACCCAGCCGTGATCGTCTCCCTGACCatcaagctcctccgccCTATATCCTTCACCCAAGTCCTCCAGCTCGCCTCCGAAGACTCCCTCAACCaagccctcacctcccccgccccagcagcccaaCTCCTAGGCCTGACCATCCTCCACAAAGCCGCCAAAACCCCCACCGAtgccgccatcctctccgtCATGCCCTCCctcgtcacctccctcctcacagcctggctctcctccccaaaagtAGAAGTCGGCCAAAAAGCCTCCAAAGTCCTAGGAGACCTCCTAGACATCGACTGCCcccgtccaccacccccaccacccccagcaaTCACCACCGGAACCACCCCTTCTCATCACGAACTCGTCCTCCGCCGCGTCCCCGGCAAGGGTGAACTCTGGAAACTCATCTTCCACCAACCATCCACctacaacctcctcctcgacctcatCTCAGGCCGCCATCCAGGAACAGcaaacaacacctcccagctctccctcgcccaaggGAGGACCCTCCGTATCCTACCCCGCTTGGCAGCCTTGAACATTGACGCCATCGCTTCATCTAACATCCTGGCCCCAACACCCATCCACCTCACCAATGGCCATCTAACGGATGATGACTCCGACACGGAAATGAACGGCGCAATAAGAAATGAAAACGCGGCCATtaaccctccccaacaaggAGAGGGGTTGCTGCAGTACGCAGCGTTGAGGATGGTTGACAAGAGGGACGCGCTGATGCACCTCAACCTGGTGGACTTTTTCGAGGCGTTTGTCAGTTTGATGCGGATAACCGAGTATTCGGCTGTCAAGGAGGCGATTGTCAAGGGTTTGCTGAGGGATGCGGTGCCGCATGATGATATGCTCAGGGGCGCGCTGGACACGTTGCCGGATCGGACGGtagcggaggaggcggatgactTGAGGGcgtggttgagggtggttATGCCTCCGGTTGCGGAGGTGCCGTTGCGTTGA
- the RPC31 gene encoding DNA-directed RNA polymerase III subunit C31 (EggNog:ENOG503P5M4; COG:K) — protein MFRGGRGGRGRGRGGPMMGNRREIAQNSVPWAIDPKDGIFIDGKPSDTYPVWNVPKPPTLTKKEEKQLDYFLIFREQAHDSPLYTEPPPRSKDSRKRAYGQAQINSRYADESKATIDPFTAIETYSKRFERKKRTLPDFSNLPFAKEFFPTELHATLDGLDDPNADRKRRRTGPKKLAVSNITSYGAGDLDEDGDEVNGEPDFRKALELLDNVEKLDGEDAFLSGEEDEWGNEDEDNEDAADAEAADQYEDESEDDYNAEQYFENDDDDYGDDGGDDGGEGVF, from the exons ATGTTCAgaggtgggcgaggaggtcgtgGCCGTGGCCGCGGCGGTCCCATGATGGGCAACAGGCGCGAGATCGCACAAAACAGCGTTCCATGGGCCATTGACCCCAAAGACGGCATCTTCATCGACGGAAAACCCAGTGATACCTACCCA GTCTGGAACgtcccaaaaccaccaaccctcaccaaaaaagaagagaaacaGCTCGATTacttcctcatcttccgcGAGCAAGCCCACGACAGCCCTCTCTACACAGAGCCCCCTCCGCGATCAAAAGACTCGCGGAAGCGCGCCTACGGCCAGGCCCAAATCAACTCCCGCTACGCCGACGAGAGCAAAGCGACGATAGACCCCTTCACAGCCATCGAGACGTACAGCAAGCGGTTCGAGCGCAAGAAGCGCACCCTCCCTGATTTCAGCAACCTCCCTTTTGCCAAGGAGTTCTTCCCAACCGAGCTACACGCGACATTGGACGGTCTTGACGATCCGAATGCCGATAGAAAGAGACGCAGGACAGGGCCCAAGAAGTTGGCCGTGTCCAACATTACGAGCTACGGTGCGGGGGAtttggatgaggatggtgacgAGGTCAATGGGGAGCCGGACTTCCGTAAGGCTCTGGAGCTGCTCGATAATGTCGAGAAGctggatggagaggatgcgTTCTTgtcgggcgaggaggatgaatgGGGTaatgaagatgaggataATGAGGATGCGGCGGATGCCGAGGCTGCGGATCAGTACGAGGACGAGTCGGAGGATGATTACAACGCGGAGCAGTACTTTGAgaatgacgatgatgattatggggatgacgggggtgatgatggtggcgagggtgtgTTTTAG
- the NUP49 gene encoding Nucleoporin nup49/NSP49 (Nuclear pore protein nup49/NSP49) (COG:U; COG:Y; EggNog:ENOG503P1PN): MFGRSASGPGGLSINTGGANLFGSGTTQQTPAAGGGLFGSTTTTQPAQQGTSLFGGTSTATTQAQQPTGSLFGTTATSQPQQSGGLLGQTTTTPQAQTGGLFGNKLGTTQPAQPQQQQQSGGLFGGGTATTAQQPQTMSLFGGATTQQTQPQQSGGLFGATPQQPQQQQGGLFGGTSTTTGTSMFGTKPDAPAATSLFGGGSLGQSTMQQPAQQQVPGLTMGQTAKQSVVPGVRIDLSNIRSTTRFNDLQETLQKEIADIDDRIQKCIRDYEAVEAFLPSHGELLSAIPTDVSFVSRKSEGAHRALESDIDAINQLHELIKTDADNARLSFKAIDNLKLPVQYHQTGLWSKGGSTGAGDANAESNSDLITFFSKTADEMDTMMNRFEKNLGEIEVHLHGVQGNMMEALQRAAAGNRPGQNGVDENVLELAAVLREFEEGILKVAGKVGGLKEGITELQLKDFMGHGS, encoded by the exons ATGTTTGGGAGATCAGCTAGTGGCCCCGGGGgcctcagcatcaacacgGGCGGCGCCAATCTTTT CGGCAGCGGCACGACACAGCAAACTCCCGCGGCAGGCGGTGGGCTTTTTggatcaacaaccacgaccCAGCCCGCCCAGCAAGGGACATCTCTTTTTGGCGGTACCAGCACGGCGACGACTCaagcacagcagccaaccGGCTCCCTGTTCGGCACGACAGCAACTTCGCAGCCTCAGCAGAGTGGAGGTCTTCTTGGTCAaacaacgacaacaccacagGCTCAGACCGGAGGTCTATTCGGGAACAAGCTAGGCACAACACAGCCagctcaacctcaacagcagcaacaaagTGGTGGTCTCTTTGGCGGTGGCACCGCGACGACTGCGCAACAGCCTCAGACCATGAGCCTGTTTGGAGGAGCGACGACGCAGCAGACCCAGCCTCAGCAATCTGGTGGTCTCTTTGGCGCGACACCACAgcaacctcagcagcagcaaggaggCCTTTTTGGAGGCACATCTACCACCACAGGTACCAGTATGTTTGGAACCAAGCCAGATGCTCCCGCAGCCACCTCACTTTT cggcggcggcagcctcggccaGTCAACGATGCAACAACCAGCCCAGCAACAGGTCCCCGGCCTCACCATGGGCCAGACAGCCAAGCAATCCGTCGTCCCAGGCGTCCGCATCGACCTGTCCAACATCCGCTCCACCACCCGCTTCAACGACCTCCAAGAAACCCTCCAGAAAGAAATCGCCGACATTGATGATAGGATCCAGAAATGCATCCGGGATTACGAAGCCGTGGAAGCTTTCTTGCCCTCCCACGGCGAACTTCTCTCTGCCATCCCCACCGACGTCAGCTTCGTCAGCCGCAAGTCCGAGGGCGCCCACCGCGCCCTAGAAAGCGACATTGAcgccatcaaccagctcCACGAGCTGATCAAGACCGACGCCGACAACGCGAGGCTGTCCTTTAAGGCtatcgacaacctcaagctTCCGGTCCAGTACCATCAGACGGGGCTGTGGTCAAAGGGGGGATCTACCGGAGCGGGCGACGCCAATGCGGAGAGTAACTCGGATTTGATCACGTTCTTCAGCAAGACGGCGGATGAGATGGACACGATGATGAATAGGTTTGAGAAGAACCTGGGCGAGATCGAGGTTCATCTTCACGGCGTGCAGGGCAACATGATGGAGGCGCTGCAGAGGGCCGCGGCTGGGAACCGCCCTGGGCAGAacggggtggatgagaaTGTGCTCGAGCTGGCGGCGGTTCTTAGGGAATTCGAGGAGGGCATTCTCAAGGTGGCTGGCaaggttggggggttgaaggaggggatTACGGAGCTGCAGCTCAAGGATTTCATGGGGCATGGGAGTTAG
- the FIP1 gene encoding Cleavage polyadenylation factor subunit fip1 (BUSCO:EOG09264OAU; EggNog:ENOG503NYKM; COG:A), with amino-acid sequence MSSSQPPMDIDEDEDFYGDSDQEATPATTTTAQPVATAAAPPAAPKNDSNSDLEEGEEEDEGGEMDEDEDSDIDIITERKDNSQPAPPPQSKYSEIRNIPQRSTTAPEGAPPKQSPSVPREEPRQQQQTELPPVSTSKIDVNAIPIHKPTGKPLTQVNIDEDLPDNDKPWRKPGTDLSDYFNYGFDEFTWALYAQKQEAMRGEYNQDAIAQNNTKMMEEMTKMMMMGGMMPGAGGPGGPGMGVPGGGSQMQGMDGMAPEMQAMMQQMMASGMDPSQMGDMSGMFQGGQQPGGPGGQQGQGGFGQGGFGGNQGQGYGYDQQMGGGRGRGRRGRW; translated from the exons ATGTCTTCATCACAGCCCCCCATGGAtatcgacgaggacgaggacttTTATGGTGACTCCGATCAGGAGGCCACCCccgcgaccaccaccactgcccaaCCTGTtgcgactgctgctgctcccccAGCCGCCCCCAAGAACGACAGCAACTCCGATCTAGAGGaaggcgaagaggaagacgaaggCGGCGAgatggacgaggacgaggataGT gacatcgacatcatcaccgagagAAAAGACAACTCCCAGCCCGCCCCTCCACC ACAATCCAAATACAGCGAGATCCGAAATATTCCCCAACGATCAACAACCGCCCCCGAAGgcgcccccccaaaacaatCCCCCTCCGTCCCCCGCGAGGAGCcccgccagcaacaacaaaccgAGCTACCCCCGGTGTCAACCTCCAAGATCGATGTCAACGCCATCCCGATCCACAAGCCCACCGGCAAGCCCCTCACACAAGTAAACATTGACGAAGACCTCCCAGATAACGACAAGCCCTGGCGCAAACCGGGCACCGATCTGTCGGATTACTTCAACTACGGCTTTGACGAGTTCACCTGGGCTCTCTATGCCCAGAAGCAGGAGGCCATGCGCGGGGAGTATAACCAGGATGCTATCGCTCAGAACAACAcaaagatgatggaggagatgaccaagatgatgatgatgggcggcATGATgcctggtgctggtgggccAGGCGGACCGGGGATGGGTGTTCCTGGCGGTGGTTCTCAAATGCAAGGGATGGATGGTATGGCACCAGAGATGCAGGCGATGATGCAGCAGATGATGGCGAGTGGGATGGATCCGAGCCAGATGGGCGATATGAGTGGCATGTTCCAGGGTGGGCAGCAACCTGGTGGTCCTGGTGGgcagcaaggtcaaggagggtTTGGTCagggtgggtttggggggaatCAAGGGCAGGGTTATGGATATGACCAGcagatgggtggtgggagagggaggggaagaagggggaggtggtag
- a CDS encoding hypothetical protein (EggNog:ENOG503PN97), with translation MTTTGEGPMQNANPLEPGSVDDARPLPANQSIPARIRERLNLQKTPKTPDNPQDPGAPTQGEANQTNPSAINKTQESGNAVTSILRPFSELHVSYPAGNHYMPCVDIIAIHDIGEALETAWVHRKKLKRYQNDPRRSVNTTSILKTSLDEARKLGSDGSPAPGQRRGRYEMVQSTVLSWLPTVPETDIGGTDDAEAETRLESQQMSKRPISPRDQDEQPQDAPVSKPDASNQGPVNVTDVGVPNKPSTDRPSSDRGTERRVNWLTDPHMLPAEIQRARVLCYTYSDIETASNGPFKYLDEKAADLLERLAQLRPPGETGFAEVPIVFIGLGFGALIAQRAVVKLRLAETDDAKSSIHLGLVAGVLLIDAPSPSKSSDLELYPRSRSQLSNRTWTDDWFGSSDNGDLGLIKASDSRKIDGSYLWNTFSSTVSANQICLAWHYLPVKEGDRTIVPKHPSVMLLERRSRTSHRLSRFDGNEDEDFKSLVEIIKRSILVKHCTAQSTVLRARLPDLSKERFPVNLKDQKGLTPLHLAVEAGNSSAVRNLVYKGKASLTEKDNDGRSPLTTAIRQAVQEKDAKKAVFTQIIKLLVKANTGLQVDDKDILGNSPWHYATGLENAWIKRLRKNLIVGNSLTMNHVLEKVTNPEPGSTQASACDVFDMFLLEIFMQTKRRGSKWSEKFNWDFATVTDVIYSGDLGVTRTLDMSRPDSLAREKALCRWVHLPANNDLLISSGIQDGSMGGQRHQGSPVIDRYMMPQAKRYKHSHGLPEETQSTERPNAVRRGSSSESGITLTLGPGDVAAVDKLGSSQSSVSESKESDAIVIFLPIFGFECHRYRKYLSDAISNASGELKTSQQDKVISEAAASKSSPSRHAKRRSQVSSSYYSTPSSPFKDAAKLLRNAVPVSNQSLLLDGYLRSPKPVHCRRTLDQFSYYMLSSTETRDKSQVAYKWAKDTKACDKAKDRPIIMVDQLWVWILHNGTVITSFPTTWNGDESYDLMKALMAELGGNKERPLIRSAEHLLHLILRTSLDFCKRKGPAGFRFEDCFRGSINSVSEKQNLLFDEFRRITTRLEKGNLSPKKKKKEIESLLRLDEETKLLIEIMDIQDELTIIKTILSQQETVLQSLLLLYPKKGRDDESDGEDDADKPLRNHEIEGLVRELLRAFGQGPVVNDTSKVGSDVPPRHVHFQEVLCHQQATGTLPTDSSIQGGECSNGGELARSSSQGELKRKGKEGRSEQQAAGPPPQLTKSLEAKRRDQEEWGPTALSDRVNKPETKKQKALLTHPDLMYGTLGIVQGHIRVVTNMLEVAEKVQSLLESLLDLKQKHANGWEARFSREGSEETQRQENFLCFWTSISSPKMRPQKKPRGRSVKFAVICLASLLPFSHH, from the exons ATGACGACCACAGGCGAGGGGCCCATGCAAAACGCGAATCCCTTGGAACCAGGCAGCGTTGACGACGCCAGGCCACTGCCAGCTAACCAATCCATACCAGCAAGGATTCGCGAGCGCCTCAATCTGCAGAAAACACCAAAGACTCCTGATAACCCCCAGGATCCAGGTGCACCCACTCAGGGAGAGGCAAACCAAACCAATCCCAGCGCCATCAACAAGACACAGGAGTCCGGGAATGCTGTGACCAGTATTCTTAGG CCGTTCTCGGAACTTCATGTCTCCTACCCGGCAGGCAACCATTATATGCCGTGCGTTGACATCATTGCAATCCACGACATTGGCGAAGCACTGGAAACGGCCTGGGTTCATCGTAAGAAGCTCAAACGATACCAGAACGACCCCCGGCGCTCGGTGAACACGACATCAATTCTCAAGACAAGCCTTGATGAAGCCCGCAAACTGGGTAGTGATGGTAGTCCTGCGCCTGGTCAACGGCGAGGGAGATATGAAATGGTCCAGTCAACCGTCTTATCATGGCTCCCAACGGTTCCGGAGACAGACATCGGAGGTACTGATGATGCTGAAGCTGAGACCAGGTTGGAAAGTCAACAGATGTCCAAACGTCCGATCTCGCCGCGAGACCAAGATGAGCAACCACAAGATGCGCCGGTTAGCAAGCCAGATGCTTCGAACCAAGGGCCGGTAAACGTCACTGATGTTGGAGTCCCAAACAAACCGTCGACAGATAGGCCATCTTCTGATCGTGGGACAGAAAGACGTGTCAACTGGCTGACCGACCCCCACATGCTGCCAGCAGAGATTCAGCGTGCCCGAGTTCTGTGCTACACGTACTCTGACATAGAGACCGCCTCCAATGGACCATTCAAATATCTCGACGAGAAAGCGGCGGACCTGCTCGAACGTCTCGCACAACTGCGACCTCCGGGTGAAACTGGGTTCGCAGAGGTGCCTATCGTCTTCATAGGCCTTGGGTTTGGCGCGCTTATTGCTCAGCGGGCTGTCGTCAAACTTCGACTGGCGGAGACGGATGACGCCAAATCAAGTATACATCTCGGCTTAGTTGCTGGCGTGCTTCTGATAGATGCGCCTTCTCCTAGCAAATCCTCAGATCTCGAGCTGTACCCGCGCAGTCGTAGCCAATTATCAAACAGAACCTGGACAGACGACTGGTTTGGAAGCAGTGATAACGGTGATTTGGGCTTGATCAAGGCCTCAGACAGCAGAAAGATCGACGGTTCTTATCTGTGGAACACATTCTCAAGCACCGTCTCGGCAAATCAGATTTGCCTAGCATGGCACTACCTCCCAGTGAAAGAGGGTGACAGG ACAATTGTCCCCAAACACCCGTCAGTGATGTTGCTAGAGAGAAGATCCAGAACATCCCACCGGCTTAGCAGATTCGACGGtaatgaggatgaggacttCAAGTCTCTGGTCGAGATTATTAAGCGATCTATTCTCGTCAAGCACTGCACCGCACAATCCACAGTACTGCGAGCGCGTCTTCCAGATCTTTCCAAAGAACGATTTCCGGTCAATCTCAAAGACCAAAAAGGGTTGACCCCGCTACACCTCGCGGTGGAAGCAGGCAATTCAAGCGCTGTCAGGAATCTTGTCTACAAAGGCAAGGCGTCGCTTACAGAAAAGGACAACGACGGGAGATCCCCTCTGACGACGGCCATTCGCCAAGCAGTCCAGGAAAAAGACGCCAAGAAGGCCGTCTTCACCCAGATAATCAAGCTACTTGTGAAGGCTAACACGGGCTTGCAAGTGGATGACAAGGATATTCTCGGCAACTCCCCCTGGCACTACGCAACTGGACTTGAGAATGCATGGATCAAGCGGTTGAGGAAAAACTTGATCGTAGGGAACTCGTTAACGATGAATCACGTGTTGGAGAAAGTCACCAATCCCGAGCCTGGCTCGACACAGGCCTCGGCATGCGATGTCTTTGACATGTTCCTGTTGGAGATATTCATGCAAACGAAACGCCGTGGGTCAAAGTGGTCTGAAAAGTTCAATTGGGACTTTGCAACTGTGACAGACGTAATCTACAGCGGGGATCTCGGGGTAACCCGTACGCTGGACATGTCGCGGCCAGACAGCCTAGCGAGAGAGAAGGCATTGTGTCGCTGGGTGCATTTACCTGCCAATAAT GACCTATTGATCAGTTCAGGTATCCAGGACGGTTCCATGGGTGGTCAGCGCCATCAAG GTTCTCCTGTGATCGATCGTTACATGATGCCGCAAGCCAAGAGATATAAACATTCCCATGGACTCCCTGAAGAGACGCAGTCCACTGAAAGACCGAACGCAGTCCGACGAGGAAGCTCGTCAGAAAGTGGAATTACGCTTACCTTGGGTCCTGGAGATGTTGCCGCTGTTGACAAATTGGGGTCTAGCCAATCTAGTGTGTCCGAGTCAAAGGAGTCTGATGCCATCGTGATTTTT CTACCCATTTTCGGCTTCGAATGTCACCGGTACCGCAAGTATCTCAGCGACGCCATCTCGAATGCTTCCGGTGAATTGAAAACCTCACAGCAAGATAAAGTAATTTCAGAGGCTGCAGCATCCAAGTCTTCGCCTTCAAGGCATGCTaagagaagaagccaagtCTCTTCTTCATATTATTCCACGCCCAGTAGCCCGTTCAAGGATGCTGCCAAACTGCTTCGGAATGCCGTGCCTGTTAGCAATCAATCGCTTCTGTTAGACGGCTACTTACGCTCGCCCAAGCCTGTGCATTGTCGCCGCACGCTGGATCAGTTTTCTTATTACATGCTAAGCTCGACTGagacaagagacaagagTCAGGTTGCTTATAAATGGGCCAAGGACACAAAGGCATgcgacaaggccaaggacaggcccatcatcatggttGATCAGCTGTGGGTGTGGATTCTCCATAACG GGACCGTCATCACGAGCTTTCCAACCACATGGAATGGAGACGAGTCTTACGATCTCATGAAGGCCCTAATGGCCGAGCTTGGAGGCAACAAAGAAAGACCACTCATCCGCTCGGCCGAACACCTGCTCCACCTGATTCTCAGAACAAGCCTTGACTTTTGCAAGCGGAAGGGGCCTGCGGGGTTTCGTTTTGAGGATTGCTTCAGAGGTTCCATCAACAGTGTGTCTGAGAAGCAGAACCTCCTTTTTGACGAGTTTCGTCGAATTACCACTCGATTAGAGAAGGGAAACCTCAGtccgaaaaagaagaagaaagagatcGAGTCCCTCTTACGCCTTGACGAGGAGACAAAGCTTCTCATTGAGATTATGGACATCCAGGATGAGCTAACCATTATCAAGACTATTTTGTCACAACAGGAGACGGTGCTTCAGAGTCTTTTGCTACTCTACCCTAAGAAAGGGAGAGATGACGAAAGCGACggggaagatgatgccgATAAGCCGCTGCGGAACCATGAAATTGAAGGTTTAGTAAGGGAATTGCTTCGAGCCTTTGGGCAGGGGCCGGTAGTAAACGATACCTCGAAGGTTGGGTCAGATGTGCCACCTAGGCATGTTCACTTCCAAGAGGTCCTGTGCCATCAACAGGCCACTGGAACTCTCCCAACCGACAGTTCAATACAAGGTGGTGAATGTTCCAACGGTGGAGAACTCGCTCGAAGTTCAAGCCAAGGAGAGTtaaagaggaaggggaaggaaggacgATCTGAACAACAGGCGGCAGGACCCCCACCACAACTGACAAAAAGCCTAGAGGCGAAAAGGCGAGATCAGGAGGAATGGGGACCGACGGCCTTGTCCGACCGGGTAAACAAGCCAGAAACGAAGAAGCAGAAAGctctcctcacccaccctgACCTGATGTATGGGACCCTCGGCATTGTTCAAGGTCACATCCGAGTCGTCACAAACATGTTGGAAGTGGCCGAAAAAGTCCAATCCTTG CTGGAAAGTCTTCTTGACTTGAAACAGAAACACGCGAACGGCTGGGAGGCGCGATTTTCACGTGAAGGGTCGGAAGAAACGCAGAGACAGGAAAAT TTTCTTTGCTTTTGGACGTCGATATCTTCCCCAAAGATGAGGCCTCAGAAGAAACCTCGTGGCCGCTCGGTCAAGTTTGCGGTTATCTGT TTGGCATCTCTGCTTCCATTTTCACACCATTAG
- a CDS encoding hypothetical protein (EggNog:ENOG503PWKX): MFNLETTMPLHPSSKTLRPPSRPISRRPSLNTAPTTMSTTTATTTTTTRKTHPSTLSRQQSSTLQRNQQSSDLLITTISPLVHTIHHFQQLAYHLYLNTLFALTILASASFVASKAVAYRSFLLSKILAESGVLAGRWVYAKVWNGQRSRLFRKRLEFEIFVLLFGSGNTILLLVLWPGWIVLGLAGVGWWLVNG, encoded by the coding sequence ATGTTCAACCTCGAAACAACTATGCCtctccacccctcctccaaaaccctccGTCCACCATCCCGACCAATCTCTCGACGACCATCCCTCAACACCGCTCCCACAACCATGAGcaccacaaccgccaccaccaccaccaccacccgcaaaacccacccctccaccctctcaagGCAACaatcctccaccctccaaaGAAACCAACAATCCTCcgacctcctcatcaccaccatctcccccctaGTCCACACAATCCACCACTTCCAACAACTCGCCTACCACCTCtacctcaacaccctcttcgccttaaccatcctcgcctccgcctcctttgTCGCAAGCAAGGCCGTCGCCTACCGCTCTTTTCTCCTTTCCAAAATCTTGGCAGAGAGCGGTGTGCTAGCGGGCAGGTGGGTCTATGCCAAAGTCTGGAACGGGCAGAGGTCAAGGCTGTTCAGAAAGAGGCTCGAGTTTGAGATTTTTGTATTGCTGTTTGGGTCGGGGAACACTATCTTGCTGTTGGTCCTGTGGCCGGGGTGGATTGTGCTTGGATTGGCGGgcgtggggtggtggttggttaaTGGTtga
- a CDS encoding hypothetical protein (COG:J; EggNog:ENOG503NU7P), whose amino-acid sequence MSDQTPTTSRFTAQNQTTNERLSHTTVGLVGLADFRKRRAEVLEQQEREAREAAAAITRQHPNAPDRSQTGTPAAAVPVPSESETDRRHHQPPPKKKKKTTTKRTVKALVSFGDDDEENNQEEDGPQTTKPKSKNPTTESESDTKKIVNTSAPVIPKALTKAARLKEQAEKDALRKEFLILQAAVKQTEIAIPFVFYDGTNIPGGVVRVKKGDHVWLFLDKSRKVGAELGVGGDKNANARRDWARVGVDDLMLVRRGVIIPHHYDFYFFIMNKTLGPKGKRLFEYRAEAPLPAGDSAAAAATASGGVLKAGGNIGTLEGAGDDPEWTKVVDRRWYQRNKHIYPASVWQEFDPDVDYSKEIQRDTGGNAFFFSGTK is encoded by the exons ATGTCCgaccaaacccccaccacctcccgctTCACCgcccaaaaccaaaccaccaacgAGCGCCTCTCCCACACAACCGTCGGCCTCGTCGGCCTGGCCGACTTCCGCAAACGTCGCGCCGAAGTCCTCGAGCAGCAAGAGCGCGAAGCCCGcgaagctgccgccgccatcacccGC caacatcccaACGCCCCCGACAGATCCCAAACCggcacccccgccgccgccgtccccgTCCCTAGTGAGAGCGAAACcgaccgccgccaccaccaacctcccccgaaaaagaaaaagaaaaccaccaCGAAGCGCACAGTCAAGGCGTTGGTGTCATtcggagatgatgatgaggaaaacaatcaagaggaggatgggccacaaacaacaaaacccaAGTCGAAAAACCCGACCACCGAGAGCGAGAGTGACACGAAGAAAATAGTCAACACCTCCGCCCCCGTCATCCCCAAAGCCCTGACCAAGGCAGCAAGATTAAAGGAACAAGCTGAAAAGGACGCCCTGAGGAAGGAGTTCCTGATCTTACAGGCGGCGGTGAAGCAGACGGAAATTGCGATCCCGTTTGTCTTCTACGATGGCACAAACATCCCCGGGGGTGTTGTCCGGGTGAAAAAGGGGGATCACGTTTGGCTTTTCTTGGACAAGAGCAGGAAGGTGGGGGCAGagctgggagtgggaggggatAAGAATGCTAATgcgaggagggattgggcgagggttggggtggatgatttgatgttggtgaggaggggggttattATTCCTCAT CATTACGACTTCTACTTCTTCATTATGAACAAGACTCTCGGCCCAAAAGGGAAGAGATTGTTTGAGTACAGAGCTGaggctcctcttcctgccgGGGacagtgctgctgctgctgcgacaGCAAGTGGTGGCGTTCTGAAGGCTGGTGGGAATATCGGAACGCTGGAGGGGGCGGGTGATGACCCAGAGTGGACAAAGGTTGTTGATCGGAGGTGGTACCAGCGCAACAAGCACATCTACCCGGCGAGTGTGTGGCAGGAGTTTGATCCTGACGTGGATTACTCCAAGGAGATCCAGCGGGACACTGGTGGAAatgcctttttcttttcggggACGAAATGA